One Loxodonta africana isolate mLoxAfr1 chromosome 4, mLoxAfr1.hap2, whole genome shotgun sequence genomic region harbors:
- the SLC25A3 gene encoding solute carrier family 25 member 3 isoform X1 → MFSSVAHLARANPFNAPHLQLVHDGLSDPRSSPAGPPGPPRRSRNLAAAAVEEYSCEYGSMKFYALCGFGGVLSCGLTHTAVVPLDLVKCRMQVDPQKYKGIFNGFSVTLKEDGFRGLAKGWAPTFIGYSLQGLCKFGFYEVFKVLYSNVLGEENAYLWRTSLYLAASASAEFFADIALAPMEATKVRIQTQPGYANTLRDAAPKMYKEEGLKAFYKGVAPLWMRQIPYTMMKFACFERTVEALYKFVVPKPRSECSKPEQLVVTFVAGYIAGVFCAIVSHPADSVVSVLNKEKGSSASQVLKRLGFKGVWKGLFARIIMIGTLTALQWFIYDSVKVYFRLPRPPPPEMPESLKKKLGLTQ, encoded by the exons ATGTTCTCGTCCGTGGCCCACCTGGCACGGGCTAACCCCTTCAACGCGCCGCACTTGCAGCTGGTGCACGATGGCCTCTCGGACCCACGCAGCAGCCCCGCCGGGCCCCCAGGCCCACCCCGCCGCTCCCGCAACCTGGCAGCTGCCGCTGTGGAAG AGTACAGTTGTGAATATGGCTCCATGAAGTTTTATGCACTGTGTGGCTTTGGTGGGGTCTTAAGTTGTGGTCTGACACACACTGCTGTCGTTCCTCTGGATTTAGTGAAATGCCGTATGCAG gtggATCCCCAGAAGTACAAAGGCATATTTAATGGATTCTCAGTTACACTTAAAGAGGATGGTTTTCGTGGTTTGGCTAAAGGATGGGCTCCAACTTTCATTGGCTACTCTCTGCAGGGGCTTTGCAAGTTTGGGTTTTATGAAGTCTTCAAAGTATTGTATAGTAACGTGCTTGGAGAG GAGAATGCCTATCTTTGGCGCACATCTCTCTATCTGGCTGCCTCTGCCAGCGCTGAATTCTTTGCCGACATAGCCCTGGCTCCTATGGAAGCTACTAAGGTTCGAATTCAAACCCAACCAGGCTATGCCAACACTTTGAGAGATGCGGCCCCCAAAATGTATAAGGAAGAAGGCTTAAAAGC ATTCTACAAGGGGGTTGCTCCTCTCTGGATGAGACAGATCCCATACACCATGATGAAATTTGCCTGCTTTGAACGTACTGTTGAAGCATTGTATAAATTTGTGGTTCCCAAGCCCCGAAGTGAATGTTCAAAGCCAGAACAGCTTGTTGTAACATTTGTGGCAGGTTATATAG CCGGAGTTTTTTGTGCAATTGTTTCTCACCCTGCTGATTCTGTGGTATCAGTGTTGAATAAAGAGAAAGGTAGCAGTGCTTCTCAGGTCCTCAAGAGACTTGGATTTAAAG GTGTGTGGAAGGGACTCTTTGCCCGTATCATCATGATTGGCACTCTGACTGCACTACAGTGGTTCATCTATGACTCCGTGAAGGTCTACTTCAGACTTCCTCGTCCACCTCCCCCTGAGATGCCAGAGTCTCTGAAGAAGAAGCTCGGGTTAACTCAGTAG
- the SLC25A3 gene encoding solute carrier family 25 member 3 isoform X2: MFSSVAHLARANPFNAPHLQLVHDGLSDPRSSPAGPPGPPRRSRNLAAAAVEEQYSCDYASGRFFILCGLGGIISCGTTHTALVPLDLVKCRMQVDPQKYKGIFNGFSVTLKEDGFRGLAKGWAPTFIGYSLQGLCKFGFYEVFKVLYSNVLGEENAYLWRTSLYLAASASAEFFADIALAPMEATKVRIQTQPGYANTLRDAAPKMYKEEGLKAFYKGVAPLWMRQIPYTMMKFACFERTVEALYKFVVPKPRSECSKPEQLVVTFVAGYIAGVFCAIVSHPADSVVSVLNKEKGSSASQVLKRLGFKGVWKGLFARIIMIGTLTALQWFIYDSVKVYFRLPRPPPPEMPESLKKKLGLTQ, encoded by the exons ATGTTCTCGTCCGTGGCCCACCTGGCACGGGCTAACCCCTTCAACGCGCCGCACTTGCAGCTGGTGCACGATGGCCTCTCGGACCCACGCAGCAGCCCCGCCGGGCCCCCAGGCCCACCCCGCCGCTCCCGCAACCTGGCAGCTGCCGCTGTGGAAG AGCAGTATAGCTGTGATTATGCATCTGGCagattctttatcctttgtggactTGGAGGAATTATTAGCTGTGGCACAACACATACAGCACTGGTTCCTCTAGATCTGGTTAAATGCAGAATGCAG gtggATCCCCAGAAGTACAAAGGCATATTTAATGGATTCTCAGTTACACTTAAAGAGGATGGTTTTCGTGGTTTGGCTAAAGGATGGGCTCCAACTTTCATTGGCTACTCTCTGCAGGGGCTTTGCAAGTTTGGGTTTTATGAAGTCTTCAAAGTATTGTATAGTAACGTGCTTGGAGAG GAGAATGCCTATCTTTGGCGCACATCTCTCTATCTGGCTGCCTCTGCCAGCGCTGAATTCTTTGCCGACATAGCCCTGGCTCCTATGGAAGCTACTAAGGTTCGAATTCAAACCCAACCAGGCTATGCCAACACTTTGAGAGATGCGGCCCCCAAAATGTATAAGGAAGAAGGCTTAAAAGC ATTCTACAAGGGGGTTGCTCCTCTCTGGATGAGACAGATCCCATACACCATGATGAAATTTGCCTGCTTTGAACGTACTGTTGAAGCATTGTATAAATTTGTGGTTCCCAAGCCCCGAAGTGAATGTTCAAAGCCAGAACAGCTTGTTGTAACATTTGTGGCAGGTTATATAG CCGGAGTTTTTTGTGCAATTGTTTCTCACCCTGCTGATTCTGTGGTATCAGTGTTGAATAAAGAGAAAGGTAGCAGTGCTTCTCAGGTCCTCAAGAGACTTGGATTTAAAG GTGTGTGGAAGGGACTCTTTGCCCGTATCATCATGATTGGCACTCTGACTGCACTACAGTGGTTCATCTATGACTCCGTGAAGGTCTACTTCAGACTTCCTCGTCCACCTCCCCCTGAGATGCCAGAGTCTCTGAAGAAGAAGCTCGGGTTAACTCAGTAG